The Lemur catta isolate mLemCat1 chromosome X, mLemCat1.pri, whole genome shotgun sequence genome has a window encoding:
- the LOC123628174 gene encoding collagen alpha-1(III) chain-like translates to MFLSDVYLWNSDPFIHCLVKTINEFGPCSLAPILSISHALARYAPARSVHATGVTGFREAVLRAGSQPLTHAFFLQSREPGLGAPARPSPPGGRGLPALPGSAGPVRSGGEKKGGEGRGGKTAQAVPTAPRELAPSARGDQLGPEGRVPKEGRSEPQSGNANSALRPGPCLGEGNGSPCVSLTRLHQPAHPLEQPGVWKPEVHPRQGLQGHSGRGPSVSQPRPRHWAPALSFPPLCREVSLQPCKAPPSSPASAILELTLGPRRPSIRAAPARGAAKVPATSRSRKRVGQKRRSPLTPLPRRPPSGKPEPDRAGAHAQWAPSSPRPPA, encoded by the exons ATGTTTCTGAGTGATGTCTATCTCTGGAATTCTGACCCATTCATTCACTGCCTTGTGAAAACAATCAATGAATTTGGGCCCTG CTCTTTGGCCCCTATTCTTTCTATTTCACACGCCCTAGCCAGATACGCTCCAGCCCGCTCCGTACATGCCACAG GTGTCACGGGATTTAGGGAGGCAGTCCTGCGGGCCGGAAGCCAGCCACTCACCCACGCCTTCTTTCTGCAGTCCCGGGAACCCGGGCTAGGAGCCCCGGCCCGGCCGTCCCCGCCAGGCGGGCGCGGCCTTCCCGCCCTCCCCGGCAGCGCCGGGCCCGTGAGGAGCGGAGGGGAGaaaaagggaggggaaggaaggggagggaaaacCGCACAAGCTGTACCCACCGCGCCAAGAGAGCTGGCCCCAAGCGCCCGCGGCGATCAGCTCGGTCCCGAGGGCAGGGTCCCGAAGGAGGGGCGGTCCGAGCCCCAATCTGGAAATGCCAACTCTGCGCTTCGGCCGGGCCCCTGCCTAGGCGAAGGAAACGGAAGTCCCTGCGTCTCCCTCACGCGCCTCCACCAGCCGGCCCATCCCCTGGAGCAACCCGGAGTCTGGAAACCCGAAGTGCACCCGCGTCAGGGACTCCAAGGACACAGCGGGCGCGGTCCGTCTGTCTCCCAGCCCAGGCCGCGCCACTGGGCCCCGGCACTATCCTTCCCACCCCTCTGCCGCGAGGTCAGCCTCCAGCCCTGCAAAGCCCCTCCTTCTTCCCCCGCCTCCGCCATTTTGGAACTTACACTCGGGCCCCGGCGTCCCTCGATTAGAGCCGCGCCCGCTCGGGGCGCTGCCAAGGTTCCCGCCACTTCTCGGAGCCGGAAGAGGGTCGGCCAGAAAAGACGAAGCCCTCTTACCCCCCTCCCACGCCGCCCCCCCAGCGGGAAACCTGAACCTGACCGAGCGGGCGCACATGCGCAGTGGGCACCTAGTAGTCCCCGCCCCCCAGCCTGA